DNA from Litoribacterium kuwaitense:
AGGTGGCACCGGCTTCATGAAAAGAGACCCTCGTGATTATAAAGATTTTAATCATATCTTGTGGGAACGCTCGTTCATATTGCCTGAGCATAAACGGGCATTGCAACGCCATTACGAAGACTCGTCTAGGCAAGAGCCACCAGCTATTGCAGAAGAGCTTGCTGAAAAGCACTATCAACTATTAAAGAAAGCTGTAGAGGAAGGGGCGAGGGTGTCCATTCGGTATTGGAAACGGAAGGACGGCCAGTACTACA
Protein-coding regions in this window:
- a CDS encoding YolD-like family protein, translated to GGTGFMKRDPRDYKDFNHILWERSFILPEHKRALQRHYEDSSRQEPPAIAEELAEKHYQLLKKAVEEGARVSIRYWKRKDGQYYKVFGVPLNLDNIFLTVEIRNHYIVVEYITHLSVVGMEW